A section of the Adhaeribacter arboris genome encodes:
- a CDS encoding two-component regulator propeller domain-containing protein, whose translation MRPELKWLLLLLGLNLWGLSTWAQLSSLPPPELITDRQGLPQGFVPGIVQDPQGFIWMATRDGLCRYDGNRFKVFRPKLDTRPSSWFLI comes from the coding sequence ATGCGTCCGGAATTAAAATGGTTGCTGCTTTTACTGGGGCTAAACTTATGGGGACTATCCACTTGGGCGCAGTTGAGTAGTCTACCTCCGCCCGAATTAATTACCGACCGGCAAGGCTTACCCCAAGGCTTTGTGCCCGGCATCGTGCAAGACCCGCAAGGATTTATCTGGATGGCTACCCGCGATGGCCTGTGTCGCTATGATGGCAACCGGTTTAAAGTTTTCCGCCCAAAGTTGGACACAAGACCTTCCTCCTGGTTTCTGATTTAA
- a CDS encoding MliC family protein, with protein sequence MKKIISQVSFLAIFLTYLSGCTTPSPQQAGKAAPSQVIKGVLKSATGEELPYTFNNAVNTMVILYQGETITLVGQPTGSGIKYTNDQYTYTDWQGNSTLQKDGVTIFKVSANSGKQK encoded by the coding sequence ATGAAAAAGATAATAAGTCAAGTGAGTTTCCTGGCTATATTTTTAACCTATTTATCTGGTTGTACGACTCCTTCCCCACAACAAGCTGGGAAGGCCGCTCCATCGCAAGTTATAAAAGGAGTACTAAAATCTGCTACTGGGGAGGAGCTACCTTATACCTTTAACAATGCCGTTAATACCATGGTCATTCTCTACCAAGGGGAAACCATTACCTTAGTAGGACAGCCCACCGGTTCGGGAATAAAATATACCAATGACCAGTACACTTATACCGACTGGCAGGGTAATTCTACGCTGCAAAAAGACGGAGTAACTATATTTAAAGTCTCAGCAAATTCAGGTAAGCAAAAGTAG
- a CDS encoding two-component regulator propeller domain-containing protein, whose translation MAGLLRKGLICFHIRTRQVQWFRHQPENPNSLASNWVRNILQDTQGTIWIATSAGLDQFQEQSGRFIHYKPESATPLTLPETDLYTLYQRPTGEILIGSASL comes from the coding sequence ATGGCTGGCCTTTTACGGAAAGGGTTAATTTGCTTTCATATCCGTACTAGGCAAGTGCAATGGTTTCGGCATCAACCGGAAAACCCAAACTCCCTGGCAAGCAACTGGGTACGCAATATACTGCAAGATACGCAGGGCACTATCTGGATAGCCACCAGTGCAGGGTTAGACCAATTTCAGGAGCAATCCGGGCGTTTTATTCATTATAAGCCGGAATCAGCTACGCCGCTAACGCTTCCGGAAACTGATCTTTATACCCTCTATCAGCGACCAACGGGCGAAATCCTGATCGGTTCGGCAAGTTTATAA